The Panicum virgatum strain AP13 chromosome 5K, P.virgatum_v5, whole genome shotgun sequence genome has a window encoding:
- the LOC120705654 gene encoding uncharacterized protein LOC120705654 — MAGGAADQSLLDLLPRIHALFSDPLRVISYKWLSRNFSVSSNDAKRLLQEFVNKNGTDLQVIYSVSGWLKNNPQNYCVKLTSGPKLEEARQAFKDSCSVQVYSIQACIPKDTAVLWNPEFVQAEELFNQPFDVENCLRDNRFCGVLNSFVKRTSSGKHVNSLPPKPVNSATAVAQSKPIVTPTEQFVTARQQDLPGPSNPKQGAGNKSEKGNSAVLDKAGNVPVVKEPSVAAHANKNKAQNGKALTGNGGSLANMWGRASAKPKPPATTNFTAVASVAATADAQICAKEEADADSSDDEQGIKYKSGSCGANNRKRRAVLDFSDDEEDGNIVSIASPELPKQHAPDPVTETAEETRANQKKLENKDDVPNNVKGCSRGLESEFASECKTKSVSTMNHSGITLKEKSSDPPVNDNKLNSTAEPASTSPKRRKVLKKRIDERGREVTEVVWEGEASAGDKTEKNVTTTASSGSTLPSKPQPSANSDKSKAPSKAAGSKKPAKAAGTKQGSIMSFFKKA, encoded by the exons ATGGCGGGCGGGGCCGCGGACCAGTCGCTGCTCGACCTGCTGCCCCGGATCCACGCCCTCTTCTCCGACCCGCTTCGCGTG ATTTCATATAAATGGCTTAGTCGGAACTTCTCTGTATCGTCAAATGATGCCAAGAG GTTGCTTCAGGAGTTTGTCAACAAAAATGGAACCGACCTCCAAGTGATCTACAGTGTGTCGGGGTGGCTAAAGAACAATCCCCAAAATTACTGTGTAAAACTCACTTCTGGCCCAAAACTTGAAG AAGCAAGACAAGCATTCAAAGATTCTTGTTCGGTCCAGGTctacagtatccaggcttgtaTTCCAAAAGATACAGCTGTACTTTGGAATCCTGAATTTGTGCAGGCAGAAGAACTTTTCAACCAGCCTTTTGATGTAGAGAACTGTTTGAGAGATAATAG GTTTTGTGGTGTTTTGAATTCTTTTGTCAAACGAACATCCAGTGGGAAGCATGTGAATTCATTGCCACCAAAGCCTGTAAATAGTGCTACAGCAGTAGCACAGTCAAAACCTATTGTTACTCCAACGGAGCAGTTTGTTACTGCTCGGCAGCAAGATTTACCTGGACCGTCTAATCCAAAGCAGGGAGCAGGCAATAAGTCTGAAAAGGGTAATTCCGCAGTATTAGATAAAGCTGGCAATGTTCCTGTTGTCAAAGAACCATCAGTTGCTGCCCATGCTAACAAAAATAAAGCTCAGAATGGCAAGGCCTTGACTGGTAATGGTGGATCGCTGGCTAACATGTGGGGCCGTGCATCAGCAAAACCAAAGCCTCCAGCTACCACTAATTTTACAGCTGTAGCAAGTGTTGCAG CTACTGCTGATGCACAAATATGTGCAAAGGAGGAAGCAGATGCTGATAGCAGCGACGATGAACAGGGAATAAAGTACAAGAGCGGATCTTGCGGTGCAAATAACAGAAAAAGAAGAGCAGTACTTGATTTTTCAgatgatgaggaagatggtAATATTGTAAGCATTGCATCTCCTGAGCTACCAAAACAGCATGCCCCGGACCCTGTTACCGAAACTGCTGAAGAAACTCGAGCAAATCAAAAGAAATTGGAAAATAAAGATGATGTACCAAATAATGTGAAAGGTTGTTCAAGGGGGTTGGAGTCTGAGTTCGCTTCTGAATGTAAAACCAAAAGTGTCAGTACTATGAACCATTCTGGGATTACTTTAAAGGAAAAGAGCAGTGATCCTCCAGTGAATGATAATAAGCTGAATTCCACAGCTGAGCCTGCTTCCACCTCACCGAAGAGAAGAAAGGTTTTGAAGAAACGCATAGATGAGCGGGGAAGGGAAG TTACTGAGGTGGTTTGGGAGGGTGAAGCTTCTGCGGGTGACAAGACAGAGAAGAATGTGACAACTACTGCTTCTAGTGG GTCGACTCTTCCAAGCAAGCCACAGCCATCAGCAAACTCTGACAAGAGCAAAGCTCCAAGCAAGGCAGCAGGCAGCAAGAAACCTGCGAAGGCCGCCGGCACCAAGCAAGGGAGCATCATGTCATTCTTCAAGAAGGCATAG